The following proteins come from a genomic window of Rutidosis leptorrhynchoides isolate AG116_Rl617_1_P2 chromosome 10, CSIRO_AGI_Rlap_v1, whole genome shotgun sequence:
- the LOC139871296 gene encoding auxin-responsive protein SAUR15-like, with protein sequence MGIKGSKLIKLMRRRSSMVPKGYVPISVGVNGETTKRFVIHTSTLTHTDFLVFLCRSAEEFGYSNEGVLRIPYETRVFEEWMKKYDKIKDYTQLGFEPVRCTAAQNRLISYIDFIDYKELQQ encoded by the exons ATGGGGATAAAGGGAAGTAAGTTGATCAAGCTTATGAGAAGAAGATCATCCATGGTGCCAAAAGGGTACGTTCCGATTTCAGTAGGTGTAAATGGCGAGACAACAAAGCGATTTGTGATCCATACATCGACTCTTACTCATACGGACTTTTTGGTGTTCTTGTGTCGATCAGCTGAAGAGTTTGGATACTCGAATGAAGGCGTGTTGAGGATACCCTATGAAACTCGAGTGTTTGAAGAATGGATGAAGAAATATG ATAAGATTAAAGATTATACTCaactaggttttgagcccgtgcgttgcacggctgcTCAAAACCGATTAATCAGTTATATAGATTTTATAGATTATAAGGAGCTCCAACAGTGA